AGTATGTTATAACTAAATACTAGCATAGAGAACTTCAGCAGAAGAGGAATCAGATTTCACCTCTGCTGTCTACTCATTGCATGATCTTGAGTAAGGTACTTAACCCCTTTCAGACAAAGGCTGCTCATCTGTAGAAGGGAGGTCAATTACACCTGTTTTATATGATGATTGTGAGGATGAAACGCAATGAGATAATGGTTGACTTGCATAGAGTAGGTTGCTGCCTCTGCATGAAAACTGGGCTGTAGTAAGCTACTCGTCCCTTCAAAGTATATCATATATTCATAAGCAGAtctataattaataaataaatacacgtCCTGGAAATGTAATGCCTTTAACAAGAATGTAACAAAAACCCTTTCCATATTCCAAGAACATCAAGGCCATGGAGATTTGGAAGTCAGTGAAATTTTAAGTCAAGCTAGCAGCATGTAGGAAAATCAGGCTTGAGCCcagctgtgtttgtgtatatatatataaatcacacATATGAGCATCTCTGCCTCTGTAGAACTTAATTAAGAGAGGAATGTGATTCACTTTGTCAGTTTCAGTTTCAAGGTGTTTTTTGCAGTTAGAAGTGTTAGATTAGTTTAAAAGTTGCATGTAGTCCTTGGTGGTGAGACAGAGAAGTAAAAATCTGGGTTAAGGCATTGTTGCAGTTTGTATTATAGTTTGGGTGTCTTCCAAAGGCTCATTTGTTGGGAGCTTGGTCCCTAAAGTCTTATGCTACTGATTATTAGATTCATATTAATGATTAATGGATTATGGATGGATATTTGGTCTGATTAGGGCATCTATTGGATGGGGCAGTGGGAGAGGTCTTTAGGTCCCTAGGGGAGAGCCCTTGGAAGGTAGTTTTTTTCTAGGAGAGTTGATTATTTAAGTTTATTACAACCTAGTGCTTGCTTTACTTTAGGAGCTTCACTTTATTCCTCTGCTCATGATCTCCCATTGGCACCCTCcatcagatgccagactaatGGGAATGCCCAGTCTCAACTGTGAGCCTCTAAATTGTGAGCCAAAATAAGTCTTCTTCAGTCACAAGTAACTTGTCTCAGGTATTTacttaaagtaacaaaaagctaTCAAATGCAGGCATTTTGAAAGAAATGTGTTACAGAATATAACATGCCTTTTCAACAATCACATGGAAAAGGGGCCGAGATACTGAAATCTGAATTCAGAATGAGGGCAGTTTATTGGTTTAATCAGGAAACAATACTCATATTTagtatggaaaatatgaatgaaagtgaaatttaaCGAACCAACAAAATAGTGTCTCGTTTTATGTAGAATGTGTTTTATTGAAGGGGCAATGGGAACCAAAAGCTGGCATGAGTCAGCAACACAACGCTTCACTTTCCTTTTCCATTCAGTAGCTCCTGTAGTATTTTTCCTTAACAGAGTGAGACTTTAAAACGGAAGCCCAAACCATATTCtaatattttctctgtattttaacTTTGTTACGCaaacaataattaaattaaaaaagagatagCATTGGCTATCatcaacattgtttttttttatagtttatttattcTCCTTCGCTTTTCTAATgtaattattttctgaaaaggaaaataCTAAATGGGAAATTTAGTTAAGACCACAAAGATATGATACTAACAGAATATAATAAAACAACTGTAATATTGGCACCAATATTTATTACTTTGACAGTgtgatatgtttttttttcaaattgttatCCTAtgttttatcaatttatttggtTATCAGATAGGCAAACAGACTCGGAGAGGGGAAGCAAATTACTCATGGTCAGATAAGCGATGCACAAGTCGATTTCCATTTGTTGTCAGAATGTgagcaatagaaaaaaaattaagttgcaGCCATACATAATTGTCATTAGCACTAGAGATTTTTAAACAGGGAAGCAATGAGCAAGGTGATGCTACCTGATGCATTGAAAGGGCAATGGCTTCTCTCCCTCTTGAAACTCttcctttgttgttttgaaagaaAGTTTTCTCAAAATGGGCTTCAAGAATTTGGGGAATGCCTTTAAGTTGGATGTAAAGCTACCTATGTGTGAATATAAGAATATGTCTAGGACTCTGTGGGTGAGTGCCTGTGTGTATGAACACATTTTGCCAGGTGCAGAAGGACCAATAACTATCATCTGATTTTCAAAAGCTCCCATGATACAAAGCAAATTGAAGAGCTAGTGTTTGGGGGAGAGTAATGATTTACATCAGTAATCAAACATCTTTTCCACATTATAACCCCTGGAAAGATTTCTAAAATGGCTGACTATGGGCTcaccaatttatttttatttggtcttGGGTGTGGTCCATGCATTGTCCTGCCTTGAACACTCTAGGTGATTCTAATGAATAATTAGTATGGAAAACTttatttaaatgaggtcatatCCATTACTTCTATAGTGATATATACAACAACACACTCTTCCTTTCATTATTGTTAGAGAAGACAATATTAATTTTAGTTTCcagttagtattttttaaaaaacagtttttccatctaaaataaatttaactataGTTCTCGTGTCTGCATTTTATTTGTCTATAGTTACTAAGGAGTTCTAATGGCTTAACATTATTCTCagattattgttttcaatataaataagttTTTGGAAATAGAAATTGGTATTGTAATTTTATGGACTAAAACCTTCAGGGGGCAAATATAAGCTACTTAAAGTAATTATCATGACAATGCACTAAATGAGCAGCTtatcaaaagaacaaaattatacATATTAATTCAAATTCTGAGAAGAAATTAACATTAGCGTTGTTCTTCAGGGTTGGCATCTTTTAGTGGCGAGATTTCCACTTAAAAtcatctctgcaatggcctgggaaagcagtagaatatggcccaaatatttgggcccctgcatccacatgggagagctggaagaagctcctggctccttggcttcagatcagcgtaactccagccattgcagccatctgaggagttgaaccagcagatggaagaccttcctctctctgcctctgcctctgcctctctgtaactctgcctttcaaataaagaaagaaagaaaaaaattaagagtaggaatagaaaagggaggaggaagatgggtgggagtgtgggtgggagggagggtagggttaCAAGCATCACTGTGtccctaaatatgtatatatgaaatacatgaaatttatataactTAAAACCCAAgtagaaatcttgaaaaaaatcagtCAATATTTAGAAGTAtgttcataaataaatatttattaaaaaaagaaaaccacaatgaatTCATAGGGAGCCATGACTTTGCTGaagtactaaataaataaaaggaatgaggccagtgctgcggctcacttggctaatccttcgtctgtggcacctgcaccccaggttctagtcccggtggtgccggattctgtcctggttgctcctcttccagtccagctctctgctgtggcctgggaaggcagtggaggatggcccaagtgcttgggccctgcacctggatgggagaccaggaggaagtacctggctcctggtttaggataaGAGCAGCTcccgtcattgcagccatttgagtagtgaaccagcgaaaggaagacctttctctttgtctctctcactgtctaactctgcctgtcaaataaaataaaaggaatataagcattaaataaaattcttgcTAAATTTTTATAGCTCCATGTCCAAATATCAAAAATGAGAGAAATTTTAAGAGAAACTATTATTGAATCTTACTTAAAATCCTAGGCAAACTATTGATGAagtgtattaaaatatataaagaatcatatatacatatatatatatatatatatatatatatatatatataaagactacCATTCTGCAGGATGAGTTTTGGGGCTTATAAAGGGTTACAAGGAAGGGGGTGCTGGTATGGTACAATTGTAAGAAAAAGGATTGCAAGGAAAAGGGCACAGAACAGAGGACACTGTATATAAACTCATAGTCCAAACAATTTATTTGCAGAGGTGGGTaactgccagcatgcacacagacCAAAGGCGGCTGGGCCGTCTATATCTTAGGGTGGgctaaggggtgggggtgggcattggATGGAGATGAGTTTCTCCACACAGAATTTTAAGTTTTTCTGAAGGCTTTCAAGTCTGGAAAGGAATGTGGGGGGTCGGGTGGGGAACAACACATggtgtgagactgaactggtctcttgaaagaaggccaGGGTAAAGGGTATTTACTTTAAGGCAAAAACCTAAAATGGTTGAGGCTTTTGTGTAAGGCccccacaaaacacaccagaGGTGTATTGTCAGGTGGGGAAAACCCGATAGGCCAaagggagagagtaagagagaaaaacaccTGTgagggaagcaggtcctgttgtACTCTTGCAGGGAGTAGGTAAGTGGGAGCAGGGAATCcggttagggtgggggtggagctgacacttgtggtTGGGTCTTTTAGTCACCTGACACccagtaagccaggctgggcttaggactgAAGCTTACTGTGCAAGATGAACAGGAGCCAGAGGCTCCACGATGGTGTCTGGGGCTTAGATGACGCCACAGATTAGATTGTGAcattatgtccttgttccatcagaaATCACAGAAGAGCTGCGGGTCTCTTGATTCTGGTGCCATGTCTTGTCGTTAGATCAATGACAAAATATTCCTTTACTGTTTCATCATTGTGGTCCTTGACATCCACAGGTGGTGAGAGTAGATCTAGCCTGACCAGGTTCTCCCTCTCTGGGAAAAAAGTACAGAGATAAGGAACAATGCAGTGTACACCTTAGGACCTGGGTGAGTGGAAGCTAGCAGAACAGCCTGAAGCTTCAACTCCCCGGCTTTGCATTCAAGTAGTAAAAATTGTCTGCTTATGCTATTTTATAGCCAGTTACACCTACCTCCCCCTCCAATCCTAAATTTAATATTCTGACTGTATCTGTATTTTCACTAGACTAATTATGATTCCCAAACTCTGCCTTCTCAGAAAAAGCCTGTTGACTGCTATTTACTGTAAGTTTTAAAAGTACTTATATTTGGGATGAAAACTTGGTCTGATGGTTAAGACAATTGCCTCCCatttctgactctagcttcctgctaatgaagactctggcaggcagtggtgatggctttagAGTTTGAGCTGCTGCCAACGCTGCAGGGGTTCAGTGCCAACCTGCATAGACCAGTGCATGggttctctctccccatccctgctccctgtctctctcaaataaatttttaaaactctataCAAAACTATACTATTAATTTACACAGTTATAAAACACAGAGAATGTCAAAGTGATGTGAACTTACTGCCTTCATGGCATTCTTTGGTGTCCAATTTAAGAACTGGGGCTTATATCAATATCCATAACAGAATAGacaaataaaataacagaagTCTGGATGAGTTGGAGAAACAACTGAAACAacagatttgtttaaaaaatgcatatttgggTTATATGCTTATACCAAATCTCTAAACTctccttcctttgtttctcttttggtACAAGCAGATTCCCTACCCTTTCAACTTTCTCCTTTCCACTGCAGCCTCCCTGTGCTTAAATTCATcttgtatatgtatgtacatcTCGAGTTATAGAAAGGGTACAACCAGAGTTCTTAAGATACCTTACCTGAGACCCACAGAAGTCTTCCTGTATAATAACCAGAGTACTAAATGGCTTTCTTCCCAATGTGCAAGTGATATGGGACAAGTCAGCGAGACAGATTAAGTTCATGAGCTAGAGACCCTGTCTCCATGTCATCTCACCTGCATCCACCCACATGTCAATCAGCCTACGTAACCACTCCCttttttggaagtgaataaaaggcctgaAGATCGATGGGCTGGAGTGTTCATGCTCTCCAGtttgttccttctctctctcctggtgGACCCCTGCAGACTGCTATGAAGATCCCCATGTGCTCTTtctggcccactctcccttaataaagcccttATGCTCCTATCTATTCttctaaataaaacttaaatcttACCATGTTGCATGCTTGTTTGAGTCTGTGCTTAGAATTCTTctttaagtaaaaggcaagagcccAACATACTAATTTTTAGGCTAACCTAGCTCACAACACAAGGACTATAATGTTTGTCCCACTTGGAAGATAGTTTCTGCAAAATttgtaaatgcatttatttatctaGTAGGTTCTGTTTATTATTAGATTGGCCGTGTATTTTATACTCCTCTTATATTTCAAATTTGTTACTTTTTAGAAGTCTTTTTTTGTGGGGTCAGATGTTTGTTATTTTAATGTGTTAATTTCCTTGGATATATCTATATAATTAATAGTTTCATCTTACATTTTACTTTCTAAATAGTTTATTGTGTTTCAAATGTACAGTATGCTCATTATGTTAAGCATAAGTTTAAAATCTTTAAAGGTattttcactttcctttttttaatttttaattatatggaGTCTAGACACAACTTATGACAATACAATTATACATACTTATGCCTTATTATAAATATGACAATAGTTCacaaatttcatgaaatatatattatgaaaaaatgatgaatagatttcaaaatttttccatcaaataaatatatctcttaattccattttctacaaccaTTTTGAATTCCATTACTTTGCTTAATTTTGCATAtgagtaaatatataaaaaaactgCATAAATGCATTATATGTTAAGTACATACATGAGGAGAAATGTAATCATAAAATGTGATCTTTTTCATTTCCCATTTGATACATATTGATATATGGCATAGATATATAAATTTATGAACCTGTAATGTTCAAGAATAATAAAGAATTCATTCCTTTATAAAATTAGAACTCTTTTATTTGACTATAAGTAGTATTTTAGATAATACAATCATTTTCTTATATCATGGTAACTATcataactaaacaaaaaaatgtttatacTTCCAGTTTTCCATGATCTGGTGCTTGGATTAAACAAAAGTAATCCAAGAATGATTAACATCTATAAGGACAAATATTTGTTGCATCAGGTTTAATAGCAGTATTGATCTTCACATAGATCATTCCTGCCTCTGGGAGTCGCCAATTTAATGCTGACACATTGTACTATCTCTCAGTAATTCATGGGCGCAACGACATTTTGATTCATGGTCCTAGTCTTTGAATTTAAACATACTGTGATAAAGGCTGTCTGAATTCAAAACATAAATTAGTGAAGAATTAATCAGTTTGGCAAAGGTGTTAAATAGCACTCCAGTACCATGACACTTTACAGACTTATCCAGCAGATAGTTTTGAGATGAAAGTTACTCCTGATGCAGGATTTGAGCATTGCTATCAGTATTTCAATTAATACAAACTCAAATGGGCAGGTTGATATTTCCACAACAAATGTATTAGATCTCAGTGTGAGTGATAAGTCCATATTATAAAGCTTTATACACTTTTGGACAACCTTGTATTTCTCAATAATTTAACTTTGCCCAAAAcatgtttttccttcctttcctgggGCTGCTATCTGTCTTTTGTACATAGGAACAGTCTGATAGCTTTCACTCTGGAGATTCCTGTTTTGGAAGCCTTCTTAAAGGTTTAACTCTTCTCTCCCTTGTGAAACAAACTTCACAGCAACAGTTGATGCTGTTTTGTGGAATACCCATATAATTCTGTACAATGTCAAACCACCAGGTAAAATGTTCAGAAGTATAAGACACAAAATGTTTTGAGTAGTGTATTCTGATCACTTGGAAAATATTTGAAGTTTATTTCACAACATTGGACTATAGGCATGGAATTACCATCAGAAAGTAAACTCTTCTAAATTCAAAGCTCATTTAGTCCTTGACTTTACTTGATGAGCACTTGATTCGAAAACACACCCACCAAAGCCTAAATATGATTAAATCATTGTTTAGATATTTTGGGTGTAAGTTGGACAGTCAAATTTTCACCTATTAAATGCTCATATTATTCATGattagaatttaaaattatataattgctTCTCACCCTCCTAAACTTTACTTGAACCCAGTGACATTGAAATCACTGACTGTATGAATTACGGTTATGTTCAAGttagcaattatttttaaagttactgtCCTATCTTTGTTGGTGTCACCTCAGGTCATCAATGTCatgttctttgttttaatttatttggatacAATTCCTGATTTAAGTTATGGTGCATTTGAGCTGCATTCCAACATAGTAAAGACTGATGGAAAGAGTTATAGATCACAATTTAATTAACTATAAACTTAAAGATTTGAGTTCATTACTAACAATTAGGAATGTTTCCAGTCTCTATCTTCCCAACCTACACATTCATTGTTTTtccacaaatatacatatattgtaTAAATCACAGGAATACTAGAATTGATACTAATCTACTTGAAACTGTCTACTAATGCCCCTTTAATCTAATAAGATTCAATTACCTAAGGATAACTAGCCTATTTCTGGTGCCTTACAAGTAGTGGGGTATGTGAATGGGGATGTAGAAGGAAAACATCACCCATGTTCTTcccatgtatttttcttttttaagcttaGTAGACAACGTTTATTTATCTTGAGCAGGATAAGTCAGTAAACTAAAAGTGGACTCGTCACGGGACAACACGCAGGAAGACTTCGTCACCACAGGCTATGTCTGCCGGAGCAAagaatgggtgcagaggccctcgGGGAGAGATTTTGGTGAACGTGAAGAGATAGGCTCCGTCGGTCACGTTACAAAAGGAAATTGTCCCAATATCCAAGTCCACGAAAATCCCCACTCGGTTTAACCTGGGCTTCAGAAAGAGACGAGTCAAAGGCACGGTGCTGGCACAGAAGAGGTCATCGTCTCTCAAACTCAAGGTCCAGAAGCCGTGTTCTGAAGACAGCTCTATCAGCCCCTTGCGATTAGCCCACTCTCTACAGATCCCCACgtcccattttctgctgcttcccacgtcCACCTCCCAGTAACGGCGTCCAGAAGTGAATCCCGGGGAGCCCAGGACGCACAACGAGTAGTCGAATCTCTCGGGGCACTCTCTCCGAGTCTGTGGGGAGAGCCCACAGTGGACGGTCTTCCGGTCCTCCGAAACCACCAGGCAGCTGTTGGCCGTGTCCTCCTCCAAGGTCACATCCACTTGGAACTTGAGCGTCCTTGGGTTCATGTACAGAACGGCACTCAGATGGGGCTCCAGCTCCTTGACGGTGTCCACCAGCTCCCTCAGCTGGAAAGCAAGCTTGATGTCCTGCTTCTGAGAgaccacagagcagccagggcacaggagACCCTCCCCGTCGGGCTCCCTCTGCAGTGAGTCTGCGCATCGCAGGCAGCAGGTGTAACCACACTTCAGACACACAGGTTTTTGGAGGTGAGCGGAGCAGAAAGGACATCTACATGCCTCTTTAAAGCGGTCAGCCATGGCTACTGCCTGTCGGGTGCTGGTGTCAGCAAGGTGAACGGTCAGAAGCGCTGGTGCAGTTGCGGGAAGATGGGAACCCTCGTGTGCTGGCCCCGCTCAGCTCTCTCTGCCCCCAGCGCTTCCCCGACAGCTCAGCACTGCTCTGCTCTTGCTGCATGTTGGATGTAGAATAGGTCTAATAAAAGtttcaatatttttctctgtttcttgtggagtttttttttttctatttctcttaggTTCTACTACTATTATCACTGCTTTCTTTACTAATACTCTATTTCCAAATCATTTATTGTCTTAGAATTGAAACTTTCcaactcaactttttttttatcaaaatccTCATGatataattaattattaaatttccCTACACTAAGTGGGGACAATACCAATCCCTTTTTCCAGccaattgatttatttttgctcCAAAAAACTGTTGTCTTTATAGCAGAGCACAATAGTCACTCAAATACAGAAGAAAGATATATATTTGGGCAGAGGTCCCTTCTCAAGAATTCAAGCTTTCAAATAAGCTTCcatttgtgttctcttttttttttcaatattcctctttctgtatttgaaagccTATAATTTTTGAATAATTCTCTATGTTTTTATTCAGGTCCAATGACTAGAGCAGTGTGGCATTACTCAGAGAAGGCATAGATACACTACTTCAATAATTCAGATTCTTTGTCAGTGCTTGGAAGAAACACaatgatttacatttctctggataactaaaatacacacacacacatacacacacaaacacatgatcTTCCGGGTCTTTGTTTTTGACTTTCCTTTTTGCACTAAAAACCAAATTAGGGACTGACTCACCTGCTTATGGGTCCTTGAGCTTTTCAAATTTTCCCCTGCAACCTCCTGTTTTAGTTTAACCTACTTGATGTCTTCTCATTCTTTCCCTTGTTGTCTCTGAATAAATAAGATGTTAAAGTTCTATTATTTTCCATTCttcactttgaaaatttatttatttatatttatttaaaagacacggggaggggggaggttggTGgtgtagagcaagagagagtctctattgcctggttcactccccacgcaCCTGCCACAGCCCGGTGTGGGTCTggaggaagccaagagcctggaactcaatccagctctcccatttgTGTGGCAGAGATCAAAGTACTTGAAGtgaatctgggactcaaactcaggcttcCCAATTGACAATGGCTGTGCAAAACGCCCTCTTAATCCAGTAATGTTCTGATCTTGCTCTTTGCCTGGTAAATTAAGCTTTGGGCTGGGTGTACTACATATTTCTTACCTAAATAGAAATGTATGGCTTTATCCCGAAGTGTGTGTTTTCCTCTCAAGGATTCCCTGTTAGTAAATGCAACTTCTCTTTCAACCTCAGGCCTTGTTTTTGATCCTCTCTCTTCATTGCACCTTGTGTGTTTCTGGACAATTAACATTTACTCTTTTAGCATCTGTATTCTAGGAGACTTctggttattttttttccatttttgacttATTGGATTCGCTGTTGCACATGATGACTTGATACAAGTTTTGTAATGAATATGTACCCCTCTACATGGTATAATGCTAGAAAATGTTGGCCAGTCTACTTGCTTTGTTAAAAGTGGCCttaaaaagagaattttgaaCCTACAAAAATCAAGACTCCTGATTCTcagtcatttatttttctatctatgTATTGTCTTTACTTTTCAACTTGATTGAGGTATGTTTTCATGTCTCCTGGATAAAGAGTTTGCATTGTGGGACAgcggtgtggtgtagtgggttaagcatccgcttgaagtgctggcatcccacatgggcaccggtttgagttccgactgctccacttctgatcccactccctgctgatggcctgggaaagcagtgtaagtgcttgggcccctgcaaccgcatgggagactaggaagaaactACTGGGTACTGGcattggactggcccagctccagccattgtggccatttggggaatgaaccacctggtggaa
This DNA window, taken from Lepus europaeus isolate LE1 chromosome 12, mLepTim1.pri, whole genome shotgun sequence, encodes the following:
- the LOC133771012 gene encoding ret finger protein-like 4A-like protein 1, coding for MADRFKEACRCPFCSAHLQKPVCLKCGYTCCLRCADSLQREPDGEGLLCPGCSVVSQKQDIKLAFQLRELVDTVKELEPHLSAVLYMNPRTLKFQVDVTLEEDTANSCLVVSEDRKTVHCGLSPQTRRECPERFDYSLCVLGSPGFTSGRRYWEVDVGSSRKWDVGICREWANRKGLIELSSEHGFWTLSLRDDDLFCASTVPLTRLFLKPRLNRVGIFVDLDIGTISFCNVTDGAYLFTFTKISPRGPLHPFFAPADIACGDEVFLRVVP